TATGCCCGCACGGCTCTCGATCGCGGTGTGAACCAGCGTGTCATCGAGCTAGGACGGCATGACCGCGAGAGCGGACCGGAGTGGCAGCACGGTATCGAGACGGCGCTCGGTTTGCAGCAGAAATAACGGAACTGCGGCCGAACTCGGCTCAGGCGTACGAGAAGACGATATGGATCAGGACCAGGACGATCGCGCCGATGAAGGCTGCCAGAAAAGTTTTGATCCGGAAGCCGGGAACAAATTTGGCAGCGACATAGAGCACGACCGCGTCGATCAACAGCATCATCAGGCGCGGCAGCAGCCAGACAAGCGGGAAGGTAAAGATGCTGAGCAGCCATCCGAGAGTGACGTTCAGCAGGCCTACTACCAGGGCGCCGATAACAGCAGGTCCGATGCCATCCACTTCGAAGTCGGGGACCACGTAGGCGGTGATGACCAGCGCCAGGGCATTCAGCAGCCACTCGATGAGCAGTCGTATCATGGTTGCCAGCATACCCCGGAAATGGATGCCTCGTAGGAACGAATCTTCTCCTGGTGCGTATCACTGTCATGCCTCTGCGCTCCCTGTTGCTCGTTCTCCTTATGACCGCGCCGGTTATGGCGCAGGAGTCTGCCACACCTGCGTCCGCCAGTGAAGCTCCGCTGCCGGAGTTCGCGACTCTCTTTGCCGGGGTGCGGACACACCAGGATGAGTTGGAATCTCTGCGCCGCAAATACATCTGCACCATGCAGCAGACAGCGGATGAGCTGGATAAGGACGGAGGCAGCAAAAAGCAGACGACCGAGGAGTATGAGGTCTTCTTTCTGAACGGAACCGAGGTACGCCGCCATCTCCGTCACAACGGCAAGGAACTTTCCCCGTCCGACGCAAAGAAGGAGCAGGAGCACGTCGATAAAGAGGTGGCCGATCTGAAAGCCGGCAAAAAGCCGAAGCACGGCGGGGATGTGAACCTTTCCGTCTCGCGTCTGTTGAAGCTTGCCACGTTCTCCAACGGCCGACGGATCCGCGTGAACGGGCGCGACCAGATCTTCTATGACTTCACCGGCAATCCCAAGGCAGATACCAACGGACTCTCCGATGAGATCATGCGCCGGCTCGACGGTACGGTAGCGATCGACGAGCAGGACCAAGTGGTCTCGCGGCTGGAGGCCCACCTCGCTTCCGACTTCAAAATCGGCGGAGGCATGCTGGCGAACGTCCATAAGGGGTCTCGCTTTACCTGGACGCAGGCTCCGGTGCGCGGAGAGATATGGCTGCCGGAGACGCTGGACGTCAACGTCGATGGCCGGGTGTTGCTCTTCAAGGGATTCCAGGGAGCTGGTAAGCAGCGCTTCTACGATTACCGCAAGCTGGATGCAACAGTAAGGATTCTTCCGGACGTGACCAAGGTTTCCGAGGAGGAGGCGAAGCCGGAGTAGTCACCGAGATACCTGCGAACTTTCGCGAAACCGTCGCATCGCCGTCATCAGGCCGTAAACCGGTTGCTCCATTCTTGGTGCATGATCTTCCCAACTCAGTGCTCCGCCGTTAGGAGAAGCTCTGGTTTCGAACGATCCACAGCCAAGACGCTTCTTCAAATTGCTGTTTTCCTTTCGGTTCGTCCGAGCTGTGTCTTTGCACAGCAGGTTGACCTGACCACCCTTGTTCCTGAAGTCATTGCCCATCAGCACGCCGCTGAAACCTTCCGGAAGCAGATCTTTTACCAGGGGCATGAGTCGCGCCTGGAGTTCGACCACTCCGGAAAACTTAAAAAGCAGGAAGAGCGAGACATTGAAGCGGTAACGGAAGACGGTTTCCAGGTCATCCGTACGCTGCGTCATAACGGCCACGCGCTGACCGACGAGGAGCAGCGCAAAGACGACGAAAATATCCGTAAGCAGATCAACAAAGCACGGGAGCGTAAGGCGCATCCGCCGAACTCTGAGATTGCGGTCTCGCGCCTGCTGGAACTCGGCAGGCTCTCCAATCCACGCCATGGTGTTGTCGATGGACGCCCAGTCCTGTTGCTCGACTACCAGGGCGATCCCAGCATTCCTACCCGTAACCGTTTCGAAGAGGTAACCCGCTGCCTGACCGCGACGATCGTCGTGGACGAGGCGGATCGTTCGGTCATGCGGGTCGACGCCAGCTTTATCCGGGATTTTAAGATCGCCGGGGGGCTGCTGGTCGATATCCGCAAAGGGACGCGGTTCACCGTCGAACAGGAACGGATCCAACCCTCGCTGTGGCTTCCGGCACACATGGATGCTACGGGAAGTCTGCGGGCGCTGCTGTTCTTGAACTTCAACGGAAGCGCAACCGCGAACTACAAAGGGTATCGCGGTCTGAAAGACGAGGACGATCTCAGTGCGCACATCGCCGGCGCGCGTGATTAAAGCAAAACGGCAGCCATAGGCTGCCGTTTTGCTTTACATCCTGTCCTCGAAAGGTGTTGCAAGCGTGCTTACAGGGGCTGCACGTCGCTTGCCTGCCAGCCCTTTGGTCCCTTGACGACATTGAACTGAACCGCCTGGCCTTCCTGCAGGCTCTTGAAGCCGGTCGTATTGATGGCGGAGTAGTGTACGAACACATCCTCACCATTCTCGCGGCTGATGAAGCCAAACCCCTTGGCGTCGTTAAACCACTTCACTGTTCCCTGTTCCATGTTGCAAATTCCTTGTGCGGATAGAGTTTTGACGCTGAATCCAAATGGGGTTCGGCAGAGGTGTACCTTTGCTTCAGACCAATCTGTTTCAAACGATTGCCTGTAGCGTACCACAAGAATCAATGTCAAGCGCAACACCTTTGCTAACAGAAAATTCGTCTCCACCGTCCCTCGTTTCCTTATAAAAATCATGGACCTAGCGTCGGTGGGCCTTTAACAGATGGCGTGGCCGGCCCGCGCCGTTAACCTTTTCTTTAACCTCTGGAAGCCCACCGCTTTGTGCCCCACGTTACTCCGCGTGAGGTCGTACAAAGGGCGAAATGGCATCCAGCCGCCTCTGTTCCGTGGGCTCGCGGAGAAAGATCCAGATGATCCGGATGGTTACTTTCGTAGCATCGCAGCCACGGTAAGGGTCGTTGTCGTCGCCACGGAAAAGATCAGTGGTGCCAGAAAGAAGTAGCGCCAGGTCATTGCGGTAATGACGGCAAGCGCGATCGCCAGGCTCCAGCGGATCAGCTTCATCCGGGAGAGTGTCTCCTGGGGCAGATCCGCCATCTCCCATGCCACCACGGCAGCGAAGAGCATCATCACGGTGACGAACAAGCCAAAGCCGACGTAGAAGTCCCAATAGCTCCGCAGAAAGCCGTCTGCCGGGAAGTGGACGGTCTGCATACCGGCCACTACCGGCTTCACTGTGTCCGGCCACGCATCGGTTCTGCGGAAGCCCAGCGTGTGGCCTATGGCGAACAGGACGAGCAACAGGGAAGAGCCGCGATACCACCAGGCTACCTTCATTACGCCTCCCCCCGGCTGTCGATAGTCTCGCCCTTCTCCACGAAGGCCTGCACCCAGCCGAGCACGCGCATCCATCCCTGGGCATGCGATTCACGTACTGCAGAGGCATCACCGAAGGCAGAGTGACGGATTTTTACCAGGGTTCCACCATCCTGTGACAGGAGGTCGAAGCGTACGAGTGTCGGCCGTTCACCGTCCCAACTCGGTTTCCAGGTGTGAACCAGGAGGTGGGGAGAGGCGACTTCCAGGTATTCTCCGCCGACGTGAAACGACGTGCCGTCGGCTCCAGCTCCTTCGCTACGCCATTGGCCACCCGGACGAATCTCTCCGCTCCAGGATGTGACGCGGTATTGAGCCGGAGTTCCCCACCACAGCGGCACTTTGGCCGGGTCGGTCAGAGCCTGAAAGATTCTGTCGGCCGTGGCTGCAATAAAGATCTCTAGTTCGATGGAATCGCTAACTGTTGTTTCTGTCATCTGCTCACTCTCCCTTCTTCTTTCTGGTTCTTGGGTTTGTACTGCGATGTCCCTTTTCGCTGGTATTCGGTGCTGCAAATTCCATCTCGACCATCGCCTTCAGGTTGTCCAGGCTTTGCGTCCAGAAGGCGCGATATTTCTCCAGCCAGCTTTCGACGGCGCGTAGAGGTTCAGGGTTGAGTTCATAGATCCGATTACGGCCTTCCCGTGTCTCCCGCACCAGGTGAGCATGCCGAAGCAGGCGAAGATGTTTGGAGATGGCCGGCCGCGAGACAGGGAAGGCTTCGGCGATGGCTCCGGCAGGCTTCCGTCCCTCTCGTAACAGGTCGAGCATGGCCCGCCGCGTTGGATCAGCAATGGCCTGAAATGAGGCTGCAGGCGAATATGTAACCGATCGGTTTCTCATTAACGCGTAACTTTACGGTTACGCATTACCAGTGTCAACCGAAAAATGCGTGGGAAGTCTCCCGACACTGCCCTAACCTCGCTTTGAACGCGTTCAGTAATTTGTTTGCGCAGGCAGGCCTGCTGCCAATGAATTTGTGAACATGTTCAAAAAAATCTTCGAGAGCAGGTTGCTGGTATCCCGGAAAGGTCTGCAGCGGCGTTTTCATTGCCGGAAACTCCCATAAGTGCGGAAGCCTACATCACACCTACAGGAAAAATGCTCTAGCTGCGCCTGATACCGGCGGCGGAGATCATGCGTCCGGTCACACCCTTTTCGGCACGGTGCGAGAAGAAACGGTCGGTCTGGTGGGCAGTGCACTCGCCGAGGACGGTGACATTCTCAGCGTTGAAGCCGGAGTCGAGGAGCTGGCGTTGGTTTGCCTGCCACAGGTCAACATTGCGGCCACAGAAGAGCTGCTCTGCATATGGCCAGCGATCGCGGAAGGTATCGCGGACCTCGTCGCCGACCTCGAAGCAGCATGGGCCGATTCCCGGTCCGATCGCGGCCAGCATCTCCGCCGGTTGCGAGCCGAACTCAGTATGCATGCGCTGGACACCTGCTTCGACGATACCGGCAACGGTGCCTCGCCATCCCGCGTGAAAGACACCCGCTGCCCGGTGGACCGGATCCACCAGGATGACGGGGATACAGTCTGCGGTCTGTACACCGATGAGCACGCCAGGCTCGTTGGTGATCAAGCCATCACCCTCAAGAACGGCTCGGCCTTCCGGTGTTTCCAAAGGCGTCATGCCGGCGTCCACCCGGTTGATGGCAACGCCGTGTGTCTGGCGCGTCAGGACGGGGAGAACCCCAGGCTCCTGCGTAACAGTAAAGGCAAAGCTGCGCCGGTTTTCGACAACGGAGGCATCGGTGTCTTCGTTCGTCCAGCCGAGATTCAGATCGCCAGAACGTCCGTAAACGTTGGAGACACCCCCGAGCCGGGTGCTGAATCCATGCCATAACCAATCGAAGTCCCATGCCTGCAGAATGCTCATGGACTTGATCTTAATGTGGAAGACCCTCCTTCCGGAGGGTCTTGAGAGGCAGTGAGGAGGGGGTATAGGAAGTGAGTAGAAGATGTGTGTCCGCAAGGGACAAAAACTAGGATTCACTGCATCAGGTGGGACTACTTGAATTTGCCTCTGAACTTAACCTTGCAGTCAGCAATAAGCATGCCACTGTTTTCCACAGGATAAGTGCTGTTATTTCAATCCTAGCTTAAGGCGGCCATTACTGGGTGGCAATTATTTGCCACATTTAGGCTATGAGATGCCGCTTTGTTGTTTCGTCTCGATCGATCTGCTCAATCTTGCTTCGCAACGAGCGGTAGCTGATTCCCAGTCGTTGTGCGGCCAGCTTTCGGTTCCAGCGCACAGCTTCGAGGGTCTCCAGAATCAGGCGTCGCTCTGCCTGCCAGGCTGCTCGCTTTCCGACCTCAAGCAAGTTTGTACCGACCGGGTGACGGACGGCGGCCGGTTCAGATGAGGGCAAAAGTGCGGCGGCCAGTGGAGGTGGAGCAGTAAGCGGGACTGAAGCCGTGTGTTGGTTGCGGGAGGTGAGTTCGCGCAGAATCTGGGTCTCGCCACCGACGATCACAAACCGTTTGCACAGGTTTTCGAGCTCACGAATATTGCCGGGCCATGAGTAAGTCAGCAGGGCGGCCATTGCCTCCTGCGAGAAGGACGCCTGCTCACGCCCATAAATGGCGGCGTACTTGTTGAGAAAGTGGCGGATGAGCGGCCCGATCTCATCGCGGCGTTCGCGCAGCGGCGGAATATGTACAGTGACAACGTTGATGCGATAGAAGAGGTCTTCGCGGAAGAGTCCTTCCGTGACCCGCTGTTCCAGCAGCTTGTTGGTTGCGCACAGGACGCGGACATCCACGGCGACGTCCTGTTTGGCTCCGAGGCGTGAGAAGGCCCCGTCCTGCAGGACGTGCAGCAGTTTAGCCTGCAGAGCCGGCTGCATCTCGCCGATCTCGTCCAGGAACAGGGTGCCGGTGTGCGCCATCTCGAAGCGTCCGGGCTTGCTACGCGTGGCTCCGGTGAACGCCCCTGCCTCATAGCCGAATAGCTCGCTTTCTAGCAGGTCGTCAGGAATCGCGGCGCAGTTGACCTTGACGAAGGGCTTGCCCGAGCGGCGCGACTGTTCGTAGATCATGCGCGCGACGACATCTTTTCCCACGCCGCTTTCGCCGCGAATGAGCACGGTGGCGCTGGTCGTGGCTACCTTCGAGATGGTGTCGCGAATCTCGGACATGCGAGGGTGATTGCCGAAGAGCACCGGCAGGCCCTGAGGTTCCGGGGTCCTTGGTTGGGCGGTCAGAAGACCGCGGAGGCTCTGGCGTATTTCGTCCGGGCCGGCGGGAAGCGTAATGAGCTCCTTTGCTCCTGCCTTGGATGCTGCAAAGGCGAGGTCGGCGCGCGCGGAACGCAGCAGGACGATGATGGGTGTTCCGGTCACCTCGTCGCAGATGCCGCGAAGCACCGAGAGGTCGTCTTCCACCTCGACCAGAAGAGCATCCGCCGGTACGCCGCGCCAGTGGTCGGAATCGATGAGCGTAAGCGCGAATTCGGGAGCCAGCAGGGCATGCTGTATAGCGGCTGACGCGGCCTGAGACGCCAGGATGGCCGCTACGCGGATTGGCAATGTCTGGCTCATGACGAACGGAGTGCTGGAGCATTTTCCCTGTAGGTCCGGAGTAGGGCTTCCGCATCCATGGGCGTTTTCCGCAATGAAAACGCCGCTGCACGCCTCTTCCGGAATACCCAGCAACAGGGAAATGCTCTATGCGCATTTTATGCGGAAATACAGAGCGGTTGGGAGTTTGTGGCAGGGGGCGAATAAGAGTCTATGCA
This genomic window from Terriglobus albidus contains:
- a CDS encoding phage holin family protein, which translates into the protein MIRLLIEWLLNALALVITAYVVPDFEVDGIGPAVIGALVVGLLNVTLGWLLSIFTFPLVWLLPRLMMLLIDAVVLYVAAKFVPGFRIKTFLAAFIGAIVLVLIHIVFSYA
- a CDS encoding cold-shock protein produces the protein MEQGTVKWFNDAKGFGFISRENGEDVFVHYSAINTTGFKSLQEGQAVQFNVVKGPKGWQASDVQPL
- a CDS encoding LIC_13387 family protein, which produces MKVAWWYRGSSLLLVLFAIGHTLGFRRTDAWPDTVKPVVAGMQTVHFPADGFLRSYWDFYVGFGLFVTVMMLFAAVVAWEMADLPQETLSRMKLIRWSLAIALAVITAMTWRYFFLAPLIFSVATTTTLTVAAMLRK
- a CDS encoding SRPBCC family protein, whose amino-acid sequence is MTETTVSDSIELEIFIAATADRIFQALTDPAKVPLWWGTPAQYRVTSWSGEIRPGGQWRSEGAGADGTSFHVGGEYLEVASPHLLVHTWKPSWDGERPTLVRFDLLSQDGGTLVKIRHSAFGDASAVRESHAQGWMRVLGWVQAFVEKGETIDSRGEA
- a CDS encoding ArsR/SmtB family transcription factor, whose protein sequence is MRNRSVTYSPAASFQAIADPTRRAMLDLLREGRKPAGAIAEAFPVSRPAISKHLRLLRHAHLVRETREGRNRIYELNPEPLRAVESWLEKYRAFWTQSLDNLKAMVEMEFAAPNTSEKGHRSTNPRTRKKKGE
- the pgeF gene encoding peptidoglycan editing factor PgeF yields the protein MSILQAWDFDWLWHGFSTRLGGVSNVYGRSGDLNLGWTNEDTDASVVENRRSFAFTVTQEPGVLPVLTRQTHGVAINRVDAGMTPLETPEGRAVLEGDGLITNEPGVLIGVQTADCIPVILVDPVHRAAGVFHAGWRGTVAGIVEAGVQRMHTEFGSQPAEMLAAIGPGIGPCCFEVGDEVRDTFRDRWPYAEQLFCGRNVDLWQANQRQLLDSGFNAENVTVLGECTAHQTDRFFSHRAEKGVTGRMISAAGIRRS
- a CDS encoding sigma-54 interaction domain-containing protein — encoded protein: MSQTLPIRVAAILASQAASAAIQHALLAPEFALTLIDSDHWRGVPADALLVEVEDDLSVLRGICDEVTGTPIIVLLRSARADLAFAASKAGAKELITLPAGPDEIRQSLRGLLTAQPRTPEPQGLPVLFGNHPRMSEIRDTISKVATTSATVLIRGESGVGKDVVARMIYEQSRRSGKPFVKVNCAAIPDDLLESELFGYEAGAFTGATRSKPGRFEMAHTGTLFLDEIGEMQPALQAKLLHVLQDGAFSRLGAKQDVAVDVRVLCATNKLLEQRVTEGLFREDLFYRINVVTVHIPPLRERRDEIGPLIRHFLNKYAAIYGREQASFSQEAMAALLTYSWPGNIRELENLCKRFVIVGGETQILRELTSRNQHTASVPLTAPPPLAAALLPSSEPAAVRHPVGTNLLEVGKRAAWQAERRLILETLEAVRWNRKLAAQRLGISYRSLRSKIEQIDRDETTKRHLIA